The following DNA comes from Populus trichocarpa isolate Nisqually-1 chromosome 19, P.trichocarpa_v4.1, whole genome shotgun sequence.
AAAGCTTAAGTTACTAGGTAATAtcccaatatatgatttatattatactcTAACAATGATAAATTCGTATAAACCTGAGTGAGAGTTCTATCTATAAACTAGTTTGTgtcctaaaaaaattgaagaattctATATTTCTGAGAGTAATTCTATAAATACCTAACAAGTGATCCTTCAAGTTCCCATTTGCCATGTATTCATAAACAAGTGCCATATTTTCTTGCTCATTACAATAACCAACGAGGGACACCAAGTTTCTGTGATGAACAATAATCAATAGTTTGACCTGCATTTAGAAACATTACTCTGTCATagctgaaagaaaaatatttggtgCACCTCTCTTGTCCTTTACAGGAAAGGAGAAATAACTAATTTGTTACCTCCGCTAGAAATTCTTTATAACCTTGCCTTGAGGATTGAGATAACAACTTGACAGCAACTTGACGACCATCATTCAGGTTTCCAAGATATACTTTTCCAAATCCTCCTTCTCCAATAATGGTTTGGAAATTGTTGGTAATGCTAACTATTTCAGTGTATGTAAATGGTTGATTCTTTGATTTTAGTGACAAGGATAAGCCCACCGAGGAAGATAATGGCACATTCAATCTCCCTGCAAAGgaaaatttcatattttgtttttgataaagcGATAAATATTCCAATATTTTAACAGAGATACTAAAGTATGAAACTATATATGTCATCATATCTACATGTCAAAACTATGTTATTGCTTACTGATCTCATGCTGAATCGTATTCTCATCTGCTAAGTTGCAGGAAAGAAATGAGGTATTGGGGGTGGTATCCAAATTAGAATTATCATATGATAGGTAATATAAAAGTTATTGGGtgcacataatatatatatatatatatatatatatatatatatatattcaaaatgaatgaaaaaattaaagtgccTACATATAAGATAGACTCATAGAATAATATTCTATGAGGCTTTTAAGTTAAAGACAGGTATGATCATATATGTAAGCTATCGGATGTATAGATCATCAATGATTTCACAAAAAGCACAAAGCATCTTCTAAGCCAAAATTACTCTATGTTATTCTAGGATTTAGTTAACACCACTcaaaagagaggaaagaataCAAAGAAGATAAGTGAAAGAGAAAGAATTCACCTCTTTTCAACCTCCAGAAGATAGTTATAATGCTAAGGAGAAGGAGCACCGAAACTGATATGACAGATGCAATAACTGGAACAGGAAAACTTCCCTGCTTCTTTTCACATGTATCCAACTTGCATAAATCCGGATTTCCATCCAAACTTGCATTAAGTAAAATAGTGTCAGATGTAACTGAGAATCAATGACTATATACCAGTAACAAATAACCCAATCAGAGTGATCATGGTTAGCTTTAGAAAGTTAGCAAGATCACTATGAAATATACCGAAGAATTGTATCAGTTACTTAATTCCTTAAACTCGtactaacatgcaaagaaaatGGATTTGTGTAATCTATTTTCTGACTCCTCTTTGTTCCTTAAcgtttaatttcaatttatgaaaaattaaaacaatgttcACTTCATATGTAAGAAAAGAAGTTAGAGAAGAACCAAAGGAGTAGAATGATTGTTTAATAAGCATGCAGATAAGTTGTAATGGTTGAAGATGATAACCAAACCTCAGCTGCAACTGTCTACTCTTAGACTTTTCCTTGAGACTATAGGGAACTGCACCTGTGAGTTTATTCCTACTCAAATATCtgtaaataggaaaaataaagtCACCATTCACCATGGTAATCTTTGTAAAAACTTCTTATGGTAAATACCAGAGCATGTTAACTTACAGGATTGTAAGATTTGGCAGTTGCGCAAAAGCTTCTGGCACTGTCCCTGTCAATTCATTGTTTGATAAAtccctgaaagaaaatgtgaaaaaaataacgaaCAATCacattttataaagaaatagatGACAAGAATACGCAATAGTTGGGATAAAATAGAGGTTGTTCCTCCACTAATCTGAAGTATGGACACCCATATTTGCAACCTTTGTGGAGCCAGAATCCCTATCGTTGGCTTGTAGGATTTTGTCCAGAAAAGATGCATATAGGGAGAGAGGATATGCCTCAAGCTTATAAGATGCATGAGCCCTCCAAACACCTCTAGCCAATTTCCATATAGAGTATTTGTAACATCACCTTTAGACTTTCATAAGATAATGTCTCATCTTAGGATTGAGGTGCCCTCTAGTTTTAAGGGTCTCGACCCAATAAACAATagttcttttcaaataaaatgatgaatgtCTGAAGTCGGTAAAAAATTCTAGCGGTGACTGTCATTCCAGTGCTAGATATCTAGTAGCCATTGCGAGCGTAGTTTATTAGTATTAAAACCTGTTACAACTTAGTTACGAAGACTTACAAGGACTTGATTGATGTGAGGTTCAAGAGTGAAACAGCTATATTCCCTGATAATTGACTTGAACTTAGATTCCTGCTCATAGTTAATAGTAAATGAGTAAGACATTGAGATACTGAATGCCATATCTAAATGGATGTTCTTCAAAAATAACTTGCATAAAATATTCCAACAATCATACAGAATTTAAGAGGGAACTCACAGAGAGATGATCCTTGGAGGGTTATCATTGTTGCACTGCAAACCAGTCCACGTAGTACGTGGCAAACATGGATCTCCCTGCCAGTCACctctatttattttgtatgcTTCCTTGATGGCCATGATTGCATCAACtatgataatttatattaaaaagggTGAGCAGTGCATAGCTTTAGATTTATAAGAGAGAATCGTTATATACTAGGTAAAGGCTTATATATCCAAAAAAATCTCGAGCCCGCCTTTTTGTGACAAAAGagtaattttttatgatgaataaaaaaaaaaactatctcaattAGCCATTAGGCTATCAAACAATTATCATttgtatgattttataatattccAATTTAAGTTTCATATTATAGGCCAATTGGTTTGATTCATGGTATCTATAAAGTTcatgtaaatattattttcaacagACTGAAACATGTTAGCCAGGATCTTATTGGACAAACTTCAAAAGAGGTTGCCGAATGTTTTTGTTGTAGTCGGACATTATTTTGTTAATCCTAGATCTTTCATTTTTAGGTATTCTTGATGTAAAACTTTAACTTTTCATGATAGCCATCATCTAAATGGCTAGAatgtgttttaataaatttgccgatttttatatatataaaaaattgttctaTAACATAAAAAGTCTTTCTTAAAATTTGCAAAGTTATTATgtgctaatttatttttaatttaattagaataatcaaaataatgatattgaaaatcaaccattgaTCATTGAAACTTTCATGCCATATCAAAAACCACtttagatatttaaattatttgataatattcaataaatcactatataatcttaataaaaaataagcataaaatgtccaagatttgtttttttggaagaTAGAGAATTTAGGTTGGATATCAAACTTCGTAACATTTGGATACAAAAAGGTATCAAATCATATGAACTTTAATATGGTAGTCAATTAACATTCGTGGTTTGTATTCTTTAGTAATATTAGGAGTTTTAGGCTCCTTCTATTTTTGTGGTATGGTGTAGTGCGTTCTATGTTTTGTTTCAATCATAGATTTGAAAGTGTTTAGTTAATCAACATATATCATAGTTTTATATAGACCCCACTAAAAACTCtcttaaaaactaaatgatgtTATCGAACCTACAATAACGGGTGAGTTGAGCAGTCAGGTGTGGGTCTGTCATAATTAGATAAGGATCTGCTCTAGATAGATTATGTGGATAGCCTAGAAAATGCATTTATAGACTATTGAGACATGTTTAGGTCCAATAAGAGATCTGATACTgtcagaccagaataacagctcaaaaggctataatttttaatctgacCATTGAATCACggttaaaattttacaagagaTTTCGAAGGTTGTTTTCCTTTGAAGTTATCTATGTGTTGCTATGTGGATCGTCAGATTTTTAGATTTCGCAAATCTCGCCCCATGACCCTGGTTTTacaagtttttatgatttttctttttatttttgaatttcatgctatttttgaaattgatgtttctttcctttgtaattttggatttttatttttgtttcctaAATAGAGTAAGTTTTCTAATCTATTTAAGGCTTATAAACCTCCTAAAAAGacaaactttattattattattttcaaagaataaaCTTGTGAATTTAAGGTTTATATTTGTAGCTCCTTTCacccataaataaattttatgttctttGTTTAGTTGTTGTTTTCAACTTCCATATGCATAATtaagttaagaaaaaactacatattataacttttcttaaacctacTTTTTCAAACTATAATAGTAAAAACATCTACAACACCAAATCACAATGGAGGAaacctctttaaaaaaaaacaaagaaaggaaaagacaaGGCCAGCCCTCGTTGTGCCAGCAAGACAATTAATCACCAAGTAATTTGCCATTAATCAGACCCTAGCTCGAGGGATCAGAGGGATCAAAACGTAAAAATCCTTCAATCCAGTAGTCTAGCAATTCATTAATGACGATTATTATAGCATTCTGGCACCCAAGCCTATAGCATTCAACAgaattgaaatagaaaacatACCGTCTGTTTGGTTTGTCGGTGAATCATGGAGTGGCAATAGTTCGAAGATCTCAAAGGCATTTAGGATAGGTGGAAGGTCAGAACTTGCATCAATAGAAAACCTAACTAGACCTTCTTGATCTTGTAATTTATATGGACCTATGGTCAATGGCTTCAAGTATTCAAGGGTAAAGAGCCCATACTTTAAGCCATTCAAAGTAATGGTGAATTCTCGTAATTTGCCTCCTGCAATCTGCTCGATTTCAGCAAAGTGAAAGAAGACAAGAAACTCAGGTGTGAAATTCTCTTTATACGGTGATGTATAGGTGTAGCTCAATGATTTAAGGCCATTTCGAGGCTGAACCGCTGTTCTCAAGACTTCGACTGGTAGACGGCAGCGATTATCACTGCCCTGGATATCAATATTTGTAATTGCTTCGGTGCTAATATTTGAAACTGAATCGGTGAGGCTGACGTCAAGCTGCCAGATGCGAGCATACACGTCATCGGGGTACCTAAATGCATGGGAGAAACAATAACACAAGTATTAACTAATGTAGTGATATTCTCATTCTCCAAAATTCCTATTTCTTGATGTTCATTGATTCTaagcaatattaaaaaactatttacatacgagtaattaaagaaaacacaacTAATAAAGATTTAATGATCAAGAATCTATCAACGTAaagtatataatttaaaatattttatgcatcctgaaggggaaaaaacataagaaaaaacacataTCATTTGGCACAAATGATGAGCTGTAGTACGATTAATTAAGATATACTTCTTATGAATAGATTCAGTTTTTGTCCAACTTAATTTTAGATCAAATCAGCTGGAGTTACACTAAAAAATGGAAGGGATTTGCTAGCTATCCCTCGCCAACGACTGGTCAACTTGCTGCCcaagattaaaagtattaaatttaCTTTCAGAATTATTGACTTGGGGGAAGATTCTGGATAAGGTTGAGAAAGTTAGCTCCAAAAAATCATGGTTTAGAAGtgaaagagaaacaagaaaaacaaaaacaaaacatcgaTCTTTCAATGTCTACAAATGATAACATTctaaaaaccatgataaaatACAATATCCCTAAGGTATATAGTGAAATTATAGATATTTATCCAAAagattgtatatatattttacataaacgtcctccttatattaaaaaaaaatctgtaaaAACGCTCATTAAATTCTCAAGCTTTTTTAAACGGTACCTATGATGAGAATTTTTATCATATCTGATGCATGATGTGGCACATGCATGATTTAGTTAAAAATGCATGATTTAGACAATTCACCTTATGGTGCCTAAGCTGACCTCGCCGCCAAGGTCAGCTTGCACCCTGCGAAGCAACGATCCATTCATACTTCTATACGAGGAATCATTCATGAACAGTAAATCCAATCCACTGATGAAAGGAACTCCGAAACCCGTATTTACGAGACACACATAAATGGTATCAGTTACTGAATAATGAATAATGTCGTAATTTATCCAGTacttattttcaaaagtttctTCAACCGTTGCCCAATAGTTTACCCCGATGTATAGATCAAACTTTATTTGAGTTTGATTCTTAGAATCGTAATTTCCATAGCGGAAGAAAGCTCTGACGTAATAGTTTTGGTTCTTACCCTGTATGGGTTTCAATGTATAACAATTCCTTTCACCTTCAGGAAAGATTCTCAAGCTATTCACCATTTTCCCATAGTAAAGAGTCGTCAAGTTATACTCTGGTGCTACGACCTTATTCTTGCCCGTACTAATGAAATCTTTGTCGGTTTTGTAAGATATTCCAGTTTCCCTATCCGTATAATCTTCATCCGCCCCACAATCAATGCTGATGCCTTCAAAATTTTGGTTAGAATAGAAAACCAAACGATTAGACTGATTATCTCCAAAATATTGTTATCaattaccatttttttcttaataagcCAAATATTCATTTAACCATGAAGAGGCAAAGCACCAACTTGAATATcaggaaagaaaataagagcAAGGAATTATAGAAAAATGCAGACCAAGaacttgaaacaaaatttttatgtaGTAGCAATCGATCCATACGTTCATGagtttaattataagaaattgttttctttttttggatgatTCATGGGGAAGCAGCAGGATACTTCTAGGGCATTAAACAATCACTAGCATTTAATTACTATttcgggaaaaaaaatgttggagaCAGATAAGATAcattttcttgtactttatgatttaaaaatttaaaaattcacttcaaaactattctaagaataaatttattttatatatttttttaatttttttatatctatcctTTCTATCACGTTACACATTACCAAGTCAAAATCATGCCAACTCAAATATTCGCACCAAGTGGGCTCAACTTGCCTTAAACAACATGGACCCGTCAActacataaatttattatataaattaagagtctcttcttcttcttcttcttttacatagagatatgattttagcatttatctcttcttcttcttaagtaaatcatttaagtttttccttttcatttttctttcaactcAGACTGGACATGTTCAGGTCATGTATCAATTTGTCATGTCAATCCCGAGCATGCATTAAACACCGTTATAAATATGTAGTCGTTGGTTGACAGAAGTTGTCAATAAATAGATTTGACCGCAGCTTAGATGCAGGTAAGTATCATAATAGTGTTGTTTTGTTAGGTGCCCCCACCACgagtttatttataaaattacatgTAATAAATCAAGTCTCATGCATAGAGATATGCTTTTAGcatttatctcttcttcttcttctttttgtaacAAATTCAATACATGAAAGTTCATATTATAAGTCATTagagttttaataaatttaattttgaatgaaacaAATTCTCGATTAATTTGTTTCTTACTCTAATTCAAAGTTTCTAGTTGTTAACAAAAAACCAACAATTAATGAGCCAAGAAATTAGCATAGGGTTCCCACTAAACCACATAGAATATACGTTTTTAACCAGGCAAGGTGTGGGCAGTTGGCTACAAAATCATAAGAAACTAAGCCAAGAAATGCTAAAGTGACTGGGTTTTCAACTGCTAGTTTTCAGTTCAGCAACGCAGGAACAAAAGGAGGGCACACCCATCTTTTTGTATGCAAAAGCCATATTTGCGCACCATCCATGctagtcttttgtttttttataataagacatatatcttaattaaatctCCAGACTTTTATATATGTCTTTATAgaaatttttcatataaaaacaggGTAAGTCTTGTTCCGACAATTTTAGTTTGGATAGCACTAATGCACAAGAATCATGGGTCATATAGATATAGTTAATACACTAATGCACAAGCTACTTCTAGGAAACAAACTTGCTTATAAAAGCAATTTAGAGACCgtcaaaaaactatctcaacctaaaagcttaaattattaagtgaggtttcaatatatgatttatattattctttagcATATCTCCTCAAGTAAAaactctttgggcttgaaacttgcatatgcTCACCTTactttatgcttaatttttatcaaataaatgggagATGGTGAGATTAGAACTCGTGGCCGTTTAGTCATCAAAGCTTtaataccatatcaaaaaaccaattcaacctaaaaacttaagtttttaagtgaagtttcaaaatatgatttatattattttctaacagaGACAAGGGTCAACTCTCTCATAAATGAACTAATAGACCACTTGGAAGATAATCTCGTAAACTTAAACTTGGAAAAGGATGTATGATAATTTAACTTAAtaagtttaattttgaatgaaattcaaatccatgatttatttacaactcaaatttaaagtttcaagcaattggaaaaaaaaaaaaatcaaccatggATACGCGTTGCCatgtataatacaaataattagtatagaCTTAGAacttaagcattttttttaccatgcaGGGTGTGAGTAATTTGGCTAGGAGAAACTAAGCGAAAAACATACTTAGcacaaataaaattacaacaataaaaaagaaccaGTATTCTAGAGTCTTAAAGCTAGCAGAAGTACCTGAGTTTTCTGCAGcaagctttctttttttatcctgcTCAGTATTTTTGGCAGCAAGTTTTGAGTTCGGAAACGTAGCTGAGAGCAAAAGGAGGATCACCCATACTT
Coding sequences within:
- the LOC18110550 gene encoding receptor-like protein kinase At3g21340 isoform X9, which translates into the protein MDGGQILLSYIKVWVILLLLSATFPNSKLAAKNTEQDKKRKLAAENSGISIDCGADEDYTDRETGISYKTDKDFISTGKNKVVAPEYNLTTLYYGKMVNSLRIFPEGERNCYTLKPIQGKNQNYYVRAFFRYGNYDSKNQTQIKFDLYIGVNYWATVEETFENKYWINYDIIHYSVTDTIYVCLVNTGFGVPFISGLDLLFMNDSSYRSMNGSLLRRVQADLGGEVSLGTIRYPDDVYARIWQLDVSLTDSVSNISTEAITNIDIQGSDNRCRLPVEVLRTAVQPRNGLKSLSYTYTSPYKENFTPEFLVFFHFAEIEQIAGGKLREFTITLNGLKYGLFTLEYLKPLTIGPYKLQDQEGLVRFSIDASSDLPPILNAFEIFELLPLHDSPTNQTDVDAIMAIKEAYKINRGDWQGDPCLPRTTWTGLQCNNDNPPRIISLNLSSSQLSGNIAVSLLNLTSIKSLDLSNNELTGTVPEAFAQLPNLTILYLSRNKLTGAVPYSLKEKSKSRQLQLSLDGNPDLCKLDTCEKKQGSFPVPVIASVISVSVLLLLSIITIFWRLKRENSTNMLNWRARLQIAVDAAQGLEYLHNGCKPPIVHRDLKSSNILLTENLQAKIADFGLSKAFANEGDSHVITDPAGTPGYIDPEYRASGNLNKKSDVYSFGILLCELITGQPPLIRGHQGHTHILQWVSPLVERGDIQSIIDPRLQGEFSTNCAWKALEIALSCVPPTSIQRPDMSDILGELKECLAMEMSSEISMRGSVEMSLVLGTDMAPNLR
- the LOC18110550 gene encoding probable LRR receptor-like serine/threonine-protein kinase At1g05700 isoform X4 gives rise to the protein MDGGQILLSYIKVWVILLLLSATFPNSKLAAKNTEQDKKRKLAAENSGISIDCGADEDYTDRETGISYKTDKDFISTGKNKVVAPEYNLTTLYYGKMVNSLRIFPEGERNCYTLKPIQGKNQNYYVRAFFRYGNYDSKNQTQIKFDLYIGVNYWATVEETFENKYWINYDIIHYSVTDTIYVCLVNTGFGVPFISGLDLLFMNDSSYRSMNGSLLRRVQADLGGEVSLGTIRYPDDVYARIWQLDVSLTDSVSNISTEAITNIDIQGSDNRCRLPVEVLRTAVQPRNGLKSLSYTYTSPYKENFTPEFLVFFHFAEIEQIAGGKLREFTITLNGLKYGLFTLEYLKPLTIGPYKLQDQEGLVRFSIDASSDLPPILNAFEIFELLPLHDSPTNQTDVDAIMAIKEAYKINRGDWQGDPCLPRTTWTGLQCNNDNPPRIISLNLSSSQLSGNIAVSLLNLTSIKSLDLSNNELTGTVPEAFAQLPNLTILYLSRNKLTGAVPYSLKEKSKSRQLQLSLDGNPDLCKLDTCEKKQGSFPVPVIASVISVSVLLLLSIITIFWRLKRGRLNVPLSSSVGLSLSLKSKNQPFTYTEIVSITNNFQTIIGEGGFGKVYLGNLNDGRQVAVKLLSQSSRQGYKEFLAEVKLLIIVHHRNLVSLVGYCNEQENMALVYEYMANGNLKDHLLENSTNMLNWRARLQIAVDAAQGLEYLHNGCKPPIVHRDLKSSNILLTENLQAKIADFGLSKAFANEGDSHVITDPAGTPGYIDPEYRASGNLNKKSDVYSFGILLCELITGQPPLIRGHQGHTHILQWVSPLVERGDIQSIIDPRLQGEFSTNCAWKALEIALSCVPPTSIQRPDMSDILGELKECLAMEMSSEISMRGSVEMSLVLGTDMAPNLR
- the LOC18110550 gene encoding putative leucine-rich repeat receptor-like serine/threonine-protein kinase At2g19230 isoform X8; protein product: MDGGQILLSYIKVWVILLLLSATFPNSKLAAKNTEQDKKRKLAAENSGISIDCGADEDYTDRETGISYKTDKDFISTGKNKVVAPEYNLTTLYYGKMVNSLRIFPEGERNCYTLKPIQGKNQNYYVRAFFRYGNYDSKNQTQIKFDLYIGVNYWATVEETFENKYWINYDIIHYSVTDTIYVCLVNTGFGVPFISGLDLLFMNDSSYRSMNGSLLRRVQADLGGEVSLGTIRYPDDVYARIWQLDVSLTDSVSNISTEAITNIDIQGSDNRCRLPVEVLRTAVQPRNGLKSLSYTYTSPYKENFTPEFLVFFHFAEIEQIAGGKLREFTITLNGLKYGLFTLEYLKPLTIGPYKLQDQEGLVRFSIDASSDLPPILNAFEIFELLPLHDSPTNQTDVDAIMAIKEAYKINRGDWQGDPCLPRTTWTGLQCNNDNPPRIISLDLSNNELTGTVPEAFAQLPNLTILYLSRNKLTGAVPYSLKEKSKSRQLQLSLDGNPDLCKLDTCEKKQGSFPVPVIASVISVSVLLLLSIITIFWRLKRGRLNVPLSSSVGLSLSLKSKNQPFTYTEIVSITNNFQTIIGEGGFGKVYLGNLNDGRQVAVKLLSQSSRQGYKEFLAEVKLLIIVHHRNLVSLVGYCNEQENMALVYEYMANGNLKDHLLENSTNMLNWRARLQIAVDAAQGLEYLHNGCKPPIVHRDLKSSNILLTENLQAKIADFGLSKAFANEGDSHVITDPAGTPGYIDPEYRASGNLNKKSDVYSFGILLCELITGQPPLIRGHQGHTHILQWVSPLVERGDIQSIIDPRLQGEFSTNCAWKALEIALSCVPPTSIQRPDMSDILGELKECLAMEMSSEISMRGSVEMSLVLGTDMAPNLR